One Pararge aegeria chromosome 1, ilParAegt1.1, whole genome shotgun sequence genomic region harbors:
- the LOC120637165 gene encoding protein CASC3-like, which produces MTSVARRRDPDDSGEYSDTSQDIEQNNSGNNGGQHESDYDSQGSDSERSDGDPDKQEGERRVDDDEDRSNPQYIPKRGTFYEHDDRTADGGEEPSNTTSEPASEKKEGSETSSDRRRPPRKSETLNKWSHDKYNENEQVPKSRDELVAIYGYDIRNEDAPPHARRNRRYGRGPNKYTRTWEDEEAYKRQVAQTPHKKPPSPADFPELNAVNKPGRKPRPRQRSKSQPASNDSSESGSQLRRNASIKIPNTKQKPIKPNVVKPGPKQGVPSERSKDKIHIPLENLTITTTLNNNNQGQPQRKVNAAVAQQRPVPTELNKKKPLVTQPQLQSNAVKQPPQQQKPSSQQHAQQPQQQQQPQPQQQQQQQATAGESRGGSKRYSSLRQRPLAETYSPQQQPPQTQKPPPQTQQQQPPQTQPPTQPPPQQQQTQPAQQQQQPPSQQQHRYHGEFVGGTQPPQHQGSPGPQNMHPQQIMHPVHRNAVTQPPHGPSPPHQTLQQPPQHTQQQVRLGILDQQQIVQHPHHTMHNMPQPHPIGQLQPAQGYAPPAMLPAQYMQQSGSGGVFGAAPIYQPPAAYPHQLYQHHNYGTQAGGVTYYSCTEQDLPPRQPRRPTAAIPIVRPAHSERQVNSSEKDNIDRIVENMFVRKPWPAHGSDGPKDRAQENRNSQEPQSKEPSQPNSLTSSSISTDSKPERTEKTEKTESENPDSAEA; this is translated from the exons gaGGGCGAGAGACGtgtagatgatgatgaagaccgtAGCAATCCCCAATATATTCCTAAAAGGGGGACATTCTATGAACACGATGATCGAACTGCAGATgg TGGCGAAGAACCGAGTAATACGACGTCGGAGCCCGCCTCAGAAAAGAAGGAAGGTAGCGAAACGTCGTCCGACCGACGTCGACCGCCGCGCAAATCCGAAACACTGAATAAATGGTCGCACGATAAATACAACGAGAACGAGCAG GTGCCGAAGTCCCGTGACGAACTTGTCGCTATATACGGGTACGATATTAGAAACGAGGATGCGCCGCCACACGCCAGGCGCAATAGGCGTTATGG TCGCGGGCCGAACAAATATACACGCACATGGGAAGACGAAGAAGCGTACAAGAGGCAAGTAGCCCAAACTCCTCACAAGAAACCACCAAGTCCTGCAGACTTCCCTGAGCTCAACGCAGTTAATAAACCTGG AAGAAAACCTCGTCCACGTCAAAGGTCAAAGTCTCAGCCGGCATCTAACGACTCATCTGAGAGTGGCTCGCAGTTGCGAAGAAATGCCTCTATAAAGATACCCAATACTAAACAGAAGCCTATTAAACCAAACGTGGTGAAACCGGGACCGAAGCAAGGGGTGCCCTCGGAACGAAGCAAGGACAAGATACATATACCTTTGGAGAACCTTACTATCACCACaacacttaataataataa CCAAGGTCAACCCCAGCGGAAGGTGAATGCAGCGGTGGCTCAACAGCGACCGGTGCCTACCGAGTTGAACAAGAAGAAACCGCTTGTAACACag CCACAGCTTCAGAGTAACGCGGTGAAGCAGCCGCCGCAACAGCAAAAGCCGTCATCACAACAACATGCACAACAACCGCAGCAGCAACAACAACCGCAgccacaacaacaacaacagcaaCAAGCGACGGCCG GAGAATCTCGTGGTGGCAGCAAGCGTTACAGCAGTCTGCGTCAAAGGCCGCTAGCGGAGACTTATTCCCCGCAACAACAGCCGCCTCAGACACAAAAACCGCCGCCGCAGACACAACAACAGCAGCCGCCGCAGACACAACCGCCGACACAACCTCCACCACAACAGCAGCAGACACAGCCGGCGCAACAGCAACAACAACCGCCGTCCCAACAACAGCATAGATATCATGGTG aGTTTGTCGGCGGAACTCAGCCGCCACAGCACCAAGGCAGCCCGGGACCTCAAAATATGCATCCCCAACAGATCATGCATCCg GTACACAGGAATGCAGTAACGCAACCTCCACACGGGCCGTCGCCGCCGCACCAAACCTTACAGCAGCCTCCTCAGCACACGCAACAG CAAGTTAGACTCGGAATACTGGATCAGCAGCAAATAGTCCAGCATCCACATCACACAATGCACAACATGCCTCAACCACACCCTATAG gtCAGTTACAACCCGCACAGGGATATGCGCCGCCGGCAATGCTACCGGCGCAATATATGCAG CAAAGTGGTAGCGGCGGCGTGTTCGGAGCAGCCCCCATATACCAACCACCGGCGGCATATCCCCACCAGCTTTATCAGCACCATAACTAT GGCACGCAAGCGGGCGGCGTGACGTACTACAGTTGTACGGAGCAAGATCTGCCACCGCGACAGCCGCGGCGTCCCACCGCAGCCATCCCTATCGTTCGGCCTGCACATTCTGAGCG GCAGGTAAATTCCTCTGAAAAGGACAACATAGATCGAATTGTTGAAAACATGTTCGTACGGAAGCCTTGGCCCGCCCATGGTTCCG ACGGACCGAAGGATAGGGCTCAAGAAAACAGAAATTCCCAAGAACCACAAAGTAAGGAGCCCTCCCAACCTAACAGCTTAACATCAAGCTCAATATCAACAGACTCAAAACCGGAGAGGACGGAAAAAACGGAGAAAACGGAAAGTGAGAACCCCGATAGTGCGGAAGCCTGA